A part of Acidimicrobiales bacterium genomic DNA contains:
- a CDS encoding alpha-E domain-containing protein, whose protein sequence is MLARHAESLFWTGRYLERAEDTARMLDVTYHGLLESPPAQARGSWHDLLRVLSLDEAFDWDAHAADGAELAGAISEFLVLDQENPGAIGNAVLRARENVRSVRELVSTELWEAINGFWLELQRRDLHAELHTQPYELYGLVKRRCQMVSGVAAETMPRDDGWRFLMLGWMLERAEMTCRLINVRYAELADAGRPDSYHLLLGALKSASASEAYRKTYGASMRPVEVVEFLLLDRAFPRSVLYCLRQADKDLTRLPTTEDGDLNRPQRLIGRLKAELEYRDVSELLDEDLHGFLDRLQAGVREVADAVGSTYFRNAEALDLHAVDFHPAGGPPRTRWWSR, encoded by the coding sequence ATGCTGGCCCGCCACGCCGAGAGCCTGTTCTGGACCGGCCGCTACCTGGAGCGGGCCGAGGACACGGCGCGCATGCTCGACGTCACCTACCACGGGCTGCTCGAGAGCCCGCCGGCCCAGGCCCGGGGCAGCTGGCACGACCTGCTGCGGGTGCTCTCCCTCGACGAGGCCTTCGACTGGGACGCCCACGCCGCCGACGGCGCCGAGCTGGCCGGCGCCATCTCGGAGTTCCTGGTGCTCGACCAGGAGAACCCGGGCGCCATCGGCAACGCCGTGCTGCGGGCCCGCGAGAACGTGCGGTCGGTGCGCGAGCTGGTGTCGACCGAGCTGTGGGAGGCGATCAACGGCTTCTGGCTGGAGCTGCAGCGGCGCGACCTGCATGCCGAGCTGCACACCCAGCCCTACGAGCTGTACGGGCTGGTGAAGCGGCGCTGCCAGATGGTGTCGGGCGTGGCCGCCGAGACCATGCCCCGCGACGACGGGTGGCGGTTCCTGATGCTCGGCTGGATGCTCGAGCGGGCCGAGATGACCTGCCGGCTGATCAACGTGCGCTACGCCGAGCTGGCCGACGCCGGCCGGCCCGACTCCTACCACCTGCTCCTCGGCGCCCTGAAGAGCGCCAGCGCGTCCGAGGCGTACCGCAAGACGTACGGCGCGTCGATGCGGCCGGTGGAGGTGGTCGAGTTCCTGCTGCTCGACCGGGCGTTCCCCCGCTCGGTGCTCTACTGCCTGCGCCAGGCCGACAAGGACCTCACCCGCCTCCCCACCACCGAGGACGGTGACCTCAACCGGCCCCAGCGGCTGATCGGCCGGCTCAAGGCCGAGCTCGAGTACCGCGACGTGTCCGAGCTGCTCGACGAGGACCTCCACGGCTTCCTCGACCGGCTGCAGGCGGGGGTGCGCGAGGTGGCCGACGCGGTGGGGTCCACCTACTTCCGCAACGCCGAGGCCCTCGACCTGCACGCCGTCGACTTCCACCCCGCCGGCGGGCCCCCCCGAACCCGGTGGTGGTCGCGGTGA
- a CDS encoding circularly permuted type 2 ATP-grasp protein — translation MPAADLFSGYEHDGFFDEVFAGDGSIRSHYANLVTNLAEVTPEELARRERLRDQAFRTQGITFTVYGEGDDEDLERTFPMDLLPRVIPADEWGRIEAGLIQRVTALNAFLDDLYVGERAALHDGIVPRWLVTSSDGFTREAFGIPVPQGARCLVAGIDLVRGADGGYQVLEDNLRNPSGISYVLENRAAMTRVLPHLFSTHRVRPVDHYGASLLSALRHVAPPAAGDPTVVVLTPGVYNSAFFEHAFLARQMGVELVEGRDLVVDEHVVFMRTTRGLERVDVIYRRIDDDFLDPVCMVDDSVLGVPGLLAAARAGNVTLANAVGNGVADDKAVYAYVPAIIRYYLGEEAILPNVPTYLLWDDDQRAEVLERLDQLVVKPVGASGGYGLLIGPSADEATLEEFRARIEADPRGYVAQEMVSLSRHPTLTGDHVEGRHVDLRPFVLSGERVEVIPGGLTRVALRKGSLVVNSSQGGGSKDTWVLAPDETSGTSPAADVTDAVG, via the coding sequence ATGCCCGCCGCCGACCTGTTCTCCGGCTACGAGCACGACGGCTTCTTCGACGAGGTGTTCGCGGGAGACGGCTCGATCCGGTCCCACTACGCCAATCTGGTCACCAACCTGGCCGAGGTCACGCCCGAGGAGCTGGCCCGCCGCGAGCGCCTGCGCGACCAGGCCTTCCGCACCCAGGGGATCACCTTCACCGTGTACGGCGAGGGCGACGACGAGGACCTGGAGCGCACCTTCCCCATGGACCTGCTGCCCCGGGTGATCCCGGCCGACGAGTGGGGCCGGATCGAGGCCGGGCTCATCCAGCGGGTGACCGCCCTCAACGCCTTCCTCGACGACCTCTACGTGGGGGAGCGGGCCGCGCTCCACGACGGGATCGTCCCGCGGTGGCTGGTCACCTCGAGCGACGGGTTCACCCGCGAGGCCTTCGGGATCCCGGTGCCCCAGGGCGCCCGCTGCCTGGTGGCCGGCATCGACCTGGTCCGTGGGGCCGACGGCGGCTACCAGGTGCTCGAGGACAACCTGCGCAACCCGAGCGGCATCTCGTACGTGCTGGAGAACCGGGCGGCGATGACCCGGGTGCTGCCCCACCTGTTCTCCACCCACCGGGTTCGCCCCGTCGACCACTACGGCGCCTCGCTCCTGTCGGCGCTGCGCCACGTGGCCCCACCGGCGGCCGGCGACCCCACCGTGGTGGTGCTCACCCCCGGCGTGTACAACTCGGCGTTCTTCGAGCACGCCTTCCTCGCCCGCCAGATGGGCGTGGAGCTGGTGGAGGGCCGCGACCTGGTGGTCGACGAGCACGTGGTGTTCATGCGCACCACCCGCGGCCTGGAGCGCGTCGACGTGATCTACCGCCGCATCGACGACGACTTCCTCGACCCGGTGTGCATGGTGGACGACAGCGTGCTCGGGGTGCCGGGCCTGCTGGCCGCGGCCCGGGCCGGCAACGTCACCCTGGCCAACGCCGTCGGCAACGGGGTGGCCGACGACAAGGCGGTCTACGCCTACGTGCCGGCGATCATCCGCTACTACCTGGGCGAGGAGGCGATCCTCCCCAACGTGCCGACGTACCTCCTGTGGGACGACGACCAGCGGGCCGAGGTGCTGGAGCGCCTCGACCAGCTGGTGGTGAAGCCGGTGGGGGCGTCGGGCGGCTACGGCCTGTTGATCGGCCCGTCGGCCGACGAGGCCACCCTCGAGGAGTTCCGGGCCCGCATCGAGGCCGACCCCCGGGGCTACGTCGCCCAGGAGATGGTGAGCCTGAGCCGCCACCCCACCCTCACCGGCGACCACGTCGAGGGACGCCACGTCGACCTGCGGCCCTTCGTGCTCTCCGGCGAGCGGGTGGAGGTGATCCCGGGCGGGCTCACCCGCGTGGCCCTGCGCAAGGGGAGCCTGGTCGTGAACTCCAGCCAGGGCGGCGGCTCCAAGGACACCTGGGTGCTGGCCCCCGACGAGACCAGCGGCACGTCCCCGGCCGCCGACGTCACCGATGCGGTGGGCTGA
- a CDS encoding DUF4012 domain-containing protein gives MSSTEPTEPTGPTEEPLRRRTKRRRNLTTQQRAAVGVIVAAAAVAGALAGTHPTGTAVVDQLLPAAMAALTALAGARARRWTLATGAALTTLAMAGWLAVVPAAALVTVVVLFRLDRREPVVGAAVAAVVANAALRLGWDPFVGASALVAAAAVLPILASGWRHARKRAKRVVGVAVGVGAAVAAVVIVLFTVALLSVRSDAQAAIDAARAGLVSARDADTAAATAQFDRAAEGFARADERVGAWWALPARAVPVLAQNARVLQDVAGQGAQLASASAAAGRSADVQTLQVRAGALDPGRIAAMEPALVSVAGSLDDTLGVLDGIDSPWVAGPVRDRLDRLETEVVDALPEAELAIDAVRVAPGLLGGEGPRRYFVAVVTPAESRGLGGYMGSFAELTAVDGQLDLARDGSTSDLGQASANRDLTVTGPPDWLERYGSLSRSVIWSNLTLPPDLPTVSAVTAQLYPQTDGGSPIDGMITVDPAGLAALLRLTGPVSVPGIPQPLTPDNVEQFLLVDQYQLFADDQAQEDALGEVARAVFDRLTTGDLPGPRALGEALGPAVRNGHLQIATFDAEENGFFDRWGATGAMAPVDGDFVELVTNNAGNSKIDVFLHRRLDYTATVDPSGQVRAAAIATLRNDAPTSGLPDEVIGNNRDLPNGTMLVGFNLYTPLPLQFATVNGQFTPFATQVELGRYVHWAFLEVPPGQSVEVRLDLVGAVALPDGRYALEVGRQPVVHPDEVAVTVFPGTGSELIRPRDLDLDPATGAASTSFTLEHPQRVSVGTRPA, from the coding sequence GTGTCCAGCACCGAGCCCACCGAGCCCACCGGGCCCACCGAGGAGCCGCTCCGGCGGCGGACGAAGCGGCGCCGCAACCTGACGACCCAGCAGCGGGCGGCCGTCGGCGTCATCGTCGCGGCCGCGGCCGTCGCCGGCGCGCTGGCCGGCACCCACCCCACCGGAACCGCCGTCGTCGACCAGCTGCTCCCGGCCGCCATGGCCGCGCTGACGGCGCTGGCCGGCGCCCGGGCCCGGCGGTGGACCCTGGCCACGGGGGCGGCCCTCACCACCCTCGCCATGGCCGGTTGGCTGGCCGTGGTGCCCGCCGCGGCGCTGGTCACCGTCGTCGTGCTGTTCCGCCTCGACCGGCGCGAGCCCGTGGTGGGCGCGGCCGTGGCCGCCGTGGTCGCCAACGCCGCCCTCCGCCTGGGCTGGGACCCGTTCGTGGGCGCCAGCGCCCTGGTGGCCGCGGCCGCGGTCCTGCCCATCCTCGCGTCGGGCTGGCGGCACGCCCGCAAGCGGGCGAAGCGGGTCGTCGGCGTCGCCGTGGGCGTGGGCGCCGCGGTCGCCGCCGTCGTGATCGTGCTGTTCACCGTGGCCCTGCTGTCCGTGCGCAGCGACGCCCAGGCCGCCATCGACGCCGCCCGGGCCGGCCTGGTGTCGGCCCGCGACGCCGACACCGCGGCCGCCACCGCCCAGTTCGACCGGGCCGCGGAGGGCTTCGCCCGGGCCGACGAGCGGGTGGGGGCGTGGTGGGCGCTGCCGGCCCGGGCCGTCCCCGTGCTGGCCCAGAACGCCCGGGTCCTCCAGGACGTGGCCGGACAGGGCGCCCAGCTGGCCTCGGCCAGCGCCGCCGCCGGCCGCAGCGCCGACGTCCAGACCCTCCAGGTGCGCGCCGGCGCCCTCGACCCCGGGCGCATCGCGGCCATGGAGCCGGCGCTGGTGAGCGTGGCCGGGTCGCTGGACGACACGTTGGGGGTGCTCGACGGGATCGACTCGCCGTGGGTCGCGGGCCCGGTGCGCGACCGCCTCGATCGGCTGGAGACCGAGGTCGTCGACGCCCTGCCCGAGGCCGAGCTGGCCATCGACGCCGTGCGGGTCGCCCCCGGCCTGCTCGGCGGCGAGGGCCCCAGGCGCTACTTCGTGGCCGTGGTCACCCCGGCCGAGTCCCGAGGGCTGGGCGGCTACATGGGCAGCTTCGCCGAGCTCACCGCGGTGGACGGCCAGCTCGACCTGGCCCGCGACGGGTCGACCAGCGATCTCGGGCAGGCCAGCGCCAACCGCGACCTCACCGTCACCGGTCCGCCCGACTGGCTGGAGCGCTACGGGTCGCTCTCGCGCAGCGTGATCTGGTCGAACCTCACCCTGCCCCCCGATCTCCCCACCGTCAGCGCCGTCACCGCCCAGCTCTACCCGCAGACCGACGGCGGCTCGCCCATCGACGGGATGATCACCGTCGACCCTGCCGGGCTGGCCGCCCTCCTCCGGCTCACCGGGCCGGTGAGCGTGCCCGGGATCCCCCAGCCCCTCACCCCCGACAACGTCGAGCAGTTCCTGCTGGTCGACCAGTACCAGCTGTTCGCCGACGACCAAGCCCAGGAGGACGCCCTCGGCGAGGTCGCCCGGGCGGTGTTCGACCGCCTCACCACCGGCGACCTCCCCGGCCCGCGGGCCCTCGGCGAGGCGTTGGGCCCCGCGGTGCGCAACGGCCACCTGCAGATCGCCACGTTCGACGCCGAGGAGAACGGCTTCTTCGACCGCTGGGGAGCCACCGGCGCCATGGCCCCGGTCGACGGCGACTTCGTCGAGCTGGTCACGAACAACGCCGGCAACTCCAAGATCGACGTCTTCCTCCACCGACGCCTCGACTACACGGCGACGGTCGACCCGAGCGGCCAGGTGCGGGCCGCGGCCATCGCCACGCTCCGCAACGACGCCCCCACCAGCGGCCTCCCCGACGAGGTGATCGGCAACAACCGTGACCTGCCGAACGGCACGATGCTCGTGGGGTTCAACCTGTACACGCCGCTGCCCCTGCAGTTCGCCACCGTGAACGGCCAGTTCACCCCGTTCGCCACCCAGGTGGAGCTGGGCCGCTACGTCCACTGGGCGTTCCTCGAGGTCCCCCCCGGGCAGAGCGTCGAGGTGCGCCTGGACCTGGTCGGCGCCGTGGCCCTGCCCGACGGGCGCTACGCCCTGGAGGTGGGCCGCCAGCCCGTGGTGCACCCCGACGAGGTGGCGGTGACCGTGTTCCCCGGCACCGGCAGCGAGCTGATCCGCCCGCGGGACCTCGATCTCGACCCGGCCACCGGCGCCGCCTCGACGTCGTTCACCCTGGAGCACCCCCAGCGGGTGTCGGTGGGCACGCGACCGGCCTGA
- a CDS encoding acyl-CoA dehydrogenase family protein, which translates to MTETAAPSTSTDDVVDELRAWLEQSWDPDLTVAEWWERLGLAGWSAPSLPPNAYGRGLSRNDAVRVAQEIAEFGALGAPGGLGLLLAAPTIATHGTQEQIDRYVRDIVTGQRAWCQLFSEPGAGSDLAGLQAKAVRDGDEWVVNGQKVWTSAGHVADLGMLIARTDPEVPKHQGITYFAFDMHQPGVDVRPLREMTGRALFNEVFLTDARVGSDAVIGDVGKGWAVANSTLMFERAGLGSGGGHAAASAATPGTVAGQLSMRAGDFVRQGPGRPRGGGGGVFGGAAKMLIDLARANGAIADPTIRQGLMRLHTISEIGRFNNLRVKAARAAGQDVPGMPNISKLSMSEMMRLQRDLGLAIVGPYGTLHAYDADDRKALDAATGQPVLGVVTEMALFAQAPPIYGGTDQIQRNITGERVLGLPKEPSNDRVVPFSELPRNA; encoded by the coding sequence ATGACCGAGACCGCCGCCCCCAGCACCAGCACCGACGACGTCGTCGACGAGCTGCGCGCCTGGCTCGAGCAGAGCTGGGACCCCGACCTGACGGTGGCCGAGTGGTGGGAGCGCCTGGGCCTGGCCGGGTGGTCGGCGCCCTCGCTGCCCCCCAACGCCTACGGCCGCGGCCTGTCCCGCAACGACGCGGTGCGGGTCGCCCAGGAGATCGCCGAGTTCGGGGCCCTCGGCGCCCCCGGCGGGCTGGGCCTGCTGCTGGCCGCCCCCACCATCGCGACGCACGGCACCCAGGAGCAGATCGACCGCTACGTGCGCGACATCGTCACCGGCCAGCGGGCCTGGTGCCAGCTGTTCAGCGAGCCCGGCGCCGGCTCCGACCTGGCCGGCCTGCAGGCCAAGGCCGTGCGAGACGGCGACGAGTGGGTGGTCAACGGGCAGAAGGTGTGGACCTCGGCCGGCCACGTGGCCGACCTGGGCATGCTCATCGCCCGCACCGACCCCGAGGTGCCCAAGCACCAGGGCATCACGTACTTCGCCTTCGACATGCACCAGCCCGGCGTCGACGTGCGCCCGCTGCGGGAGATGACCGGCCGGGCCCTGTTCAACGAGGTGTTCCTCACCGACGCCCGCGTGGGCAGCGACGCCGTCATCGGCGACGTGGGCAAGGGCTGGGCGGTGGCCAACAGCACGCTGATGTTCGAGCGGGCCGGCCTGGGCTCGGGCGGCGGCCACGCGGCCGCCAGCGCGGCCACGCCGGGCACCGTGGCCGGCCAGCTGTCGATGCGCGCCGGCGACTTCGTGCGCCAGGGGCCGGGCCGCCCGCGGGGCGGTGGCGGCGGCGTGTTCGGCGGCGCCGCCAAGATGCTCATCGACCTGGCCCGGGCCAACGGGGCCATCGCCGACCCCACGATCCGCCAGGGGCTGATGAGGCTGCACACCATCTCCGAGATCGGGCGCTTCAACAACCTGCGGGTGAAGGCCGCCCGGGCCGCCGGCCAGGACGTCCCCGGCATGCCCAACATCTCCAAGCTGTCGATGAGCGAGATGATGCGCCTCCAGCGCGACCTGGGCCTGGCCATCGTCGGCCCCTACGGCACGCTCCACGCCTACGACGCCGACGACCGCAAGGCCCTCGACGCGGCCACCGGCCAGCCGGTGCTGGGCGTGGTCACCGAGATGGCGCTGTTCGCCCAGGCCCCGCCCATCTACGGCGGCACCGACCAGATCCAGCGCAACATCACCGGCGAGCGGGTGCTCGGCCTGCCCAAGGAGCCGAGCAACGACCGGGTGGTGCCGTTCTCGGAGCTGCCCAGGAACGCCTGA
- a CDS encoding zinc-dependent peptidase has product MRLETRRHRRRRRLLQGGLPPAWRALLDERVPHARLLDGDERERLERLTLGLVATKRWEAARGFELTDEIVVTVAGLASLLVLGLPDDSYRDVQAIVVHPTTLVLTGERSQVPGLVSDGPMPILGQASQTGPVVIVWDAVLDEVRRPGRGHNVVFHEFAHKLDLLYGLIDGTPPLATDEQLQRWVAVCTDVYEQLQRGEAGAVLRSYAGVNPGEFFAVATEAFFDDPVGLRHEHPDLYGVLAGFYRQDPAARVPPPTA; this is encoded by the coding sequence GTGCGGCTCGAGACGCGCCGCCACCGGCGCCGGCGCCGGCTGCTGCAGGGCGGCCTCCCGCCGGCGTGGCGGGCGCTGCTCGACGAGCGGGTGCCGCACGCCCGCCTGCTCGACGGCGACGAGCGGGAGCGCCTCGAGCGCCTCACCCTGGGGCTGGTGGCCACCAAGCGCTGGGAGGCGGCCCGCGGCTTCGAGCTCACCGACGAGATCGTGGTCACCGTGGCCGGGCTGGCGTCGCTGCTGGTGCTGGGGCTGCCCGACGACTCGTACCGAGACGTGCAGGCGATCGTGGTGCACCCCACCACGCTGGTGCTCACCGGCGAGCGCTCCCAGGTGCCCGGCCTGGTCTCCGACGGGCCGATGCCGATCCTCGGCCAGGCCAGCCAGACCGGCCCGGTGGTGATCGTGTGGGACGCCGTGCTGGACGAGGTGCGCCGCCCCGGCCGGGGCCACAACGTGGTGTTCCACGAGTTCGCCCACAAGCTCGACCTGCTCTACGGGCTGATCGACGGCACGCCCCCGCTGGCCACCGACGAGCAGCTGCAGCGGTGGGTGGCGGTGTGCACCGACGTGTACGAGCAGCTCCAGCGGGGCGAGGCGGGGGCGGTGCTGCGCTCGTACGCGGGCGTGAACCCGGGCGAGTTCTTCGCGGTGGCCACCGAGGCGTTCTTCGACGACCCGGTCGGGCTGCGCCACGAGCACCCCGACCTGTACGGGGTGCTCGCCGGCTTCTACCGCCAGGACCCGGCCGCCCGGGTGCCGCCGCCCACCGCCTGA
- a CDS encoding cell wall-binding repeat-containing protein: MLIGLAAALMLLALPTAASAQYGPIPPLPTPPPPGPPSPVPIPVPTPTTGQVAQIGGTDRAGTAILLSRDAFPRNGSAGAVILATGLNFPDALAGTPLARFLNGPILLATIQGNREAKAAVLSPDTLAELQRVLPAGGKVYVLGGPAAVGGSVDGQLRGLGYVVTRLAGPTRYETAVAIANALGNPNNVILATGTDFPDALSGGAAAAKIGGAVLLTAGNVIPPATGAYIGGKKIYAIGGPAAAASPSSESIVGADRYATASAVATKWFSSPSAVGVATGLDFPDALTGGAHIAIRASGPMLLTQTTALPTSTNGYLMAKKVPIAVAFVYGGPAAVAANVVQAIQVAIT; the protein is encoded by the coding sequence ATGCTCATCGGCCTGGCGGCGGCCCTCATGCTGCTCGCCCTTCCCACCGCGGCCTCGGCCCAGTACGGCCCGATCCCGCCGCTCCCAACCCCGCCCCCGCCCGGGCCCCCCTCGCCCGTGCCGATCCCGGTGCCCACCCCCACCACCGGCCAGGTGGCCCAGATCGGTGGCACCGACCGGGCCGGCACGGCGATCCTGCTGTCGCGTGACGCCTTCCCCCGCAACGGCTCGGCCGGCGCGGTGATCCTCGCGACCGGCCTGAACTTCCCCGACGCCCTGGCCGGCACGCCGCTGGCGAGGTTCCTGAACGGCCCGATCCTGCTCGCCACCATCCAGGGCAACCGGGAGGCCAAGGCTGCCGTGCTCAGCCCCGACACCCTGGCCGAGCTCCAGCGGGTGCTGCCCGCCGGCGGCAAGGTGTACGTCCTCGGCGGCCCGGCCGCGGTGGGCGGGTCGGTCGACGGGCAGCTGCGGGGCCTCGGCTACGTGGTCACCCGCCTCGCCGGCCCCACCCGCTACGAGACCGCCGTCGCCATCGCCAACGCCCTCGGCAACCCCAACAACGTGATCCTGGCCACCGGCACCGACTTCCCCGACGCCCTCTCGGGCGGGGCCGCCGCCGCCAAGATCGGCGGGGCGGTGCTGCTCACCGCCGGCAACGTGATCCCGCCGGCGACCGGCGCGTACATCGGCGGGAAGAAGATCTACGCGATCGGCGGGCCCGCGGCGGCGGCGTCCCCGTCGTCGGAGTCGATCGTGGGTGCCGACCGCTACGCCACCGCCTCGGCGGTGGCCACCAAGTGGTTCTCGAGCCCCAGCGCCGTGGGTGTGGCCACCGGCCTCGACTTCCCCGACGCCCTCACCGGTGGCGCCCACATCGCCATCCGCGCCAGCGGCCCGATGCTGCTCACCCAGACCACGGCGCTGCCCACCTCCACCAACGGCTACCTGATGGCCAAGAAGGTGCCCATCGCCGTGGCCTTCGTCTACGGCGGCCCGGCCGCCGTGGCCGCCAACGTGGTCCAGGCGATCCAGGTGGCCATCACCTAG
- a CDS encoding dTDP-4-dehydrorhamnose 3,5-epimerase family protein yields the protein MSTAEVTASSEIAGVYVVTPRVLHDSRGDFIESWRRSWVPDSQEVIQTNQVTRRRGCVVGLHYHLLQADYCYVPSGRARIVLHDLRAGSPTEAVTLTLDIGGDGGPDHDHRGVYIPAGVLHGFAALTDVTLIYLVDQAHNSLDEFGVAWDDPQVAADWGLEAMGVTEPILSASDQAHPRRADLDPYAIPRWQAPPPALARR from the coding sequence ATGAGCACGGCCGAGGTGACGGCGTCGAGCGAGATCGCCGGCGTGTACGTGGTGACGCCCCGCGTGCTCCACGACTCCCGGGGCGACTTCATCGAGAGCTGGCGGCGCTCGTGGGTGCCCGACAGCCAGGAGGTGATCCAGACCAACCAGGTCACCCGCCGCCGGGGCTGCGTCGTCGGGCTGCACTACCACCTCCTGCAGGCCGACTACTGCTACGTGCCGTCCGGGCGGGCCCGGATCGTGCTGCACGATCTCCGGGCCGGCTCCCCCACCGAGGCGGTCACCCTCACGCTCGACATCGGCGGCGACGGAGGCCCCGACCACGACCACCGCGGCGTCTACATCCCCGCCGGCGTGCTCCACGGCTTCGCCGCCCTCACCGATGTCACCCTCATCTACCTGGTCGACCAGGCCCACAACTCCCTCGACGAGTTCGGCGTCGCCTGGGACGACCCCCAGGTGGCCGCCGACTGGGGCCTCGAGGCCATGGGCGTCACCGAACCGATCCTGTCGGCCAGCGACCAGGCCCACCCCCGCCGGGCCGACCTCGACCCCTACGCCATCCCCCGCTGGCAGGCGCCGCCACCGGCCCTGGCCCGCCGGTAG
- a CDS encoding GerMN domain-containing protein, whose protein sequence is MQSWRDVWRERWVQVVAVAVVAVVVALMLTGGPDFGGSEDAERVRTEGGSTTTEATDPATADTGATLPDPVSTVVITTPPTSAGPSTTPTIVTSTTARPRTSTPTTARPGTTAAPAPRPTTTAPTPAPTTAPTTAAPPTTAAPPTTRPGTTAPSVVDVEVFWVAAGRLVPVVRQVVVAEAATTALRALLAGPSEAEQAAGYSSQVPPGTRLLAVTLQGGVAEVDLSGEFANPDSGEETTLRIAQVVCTVDPFEGVEAVTLAVEGRPLTSLNGVDLSRPVTCADFGALR, encoded by the coding sequence GTGCAGTCCTGGCGGGACGTGTGGCGGGAGCGGTGGGTCCAGGTCGTCGCCGTCGCCGTCGTGGCGGTGGTGGTGGCCCTGATGCTGACGGGGGGGCCCGACTTCGGGGGCTCCGAGGACGCCGAGCGGGTGCGCACCGAGGGCGGGTCGACCACGACCGAGGCGACCGACCCGGCGACCGCCGACACCGGGGCGACGCTGCCCGACCCGGTGTCGACGGTGGTGATCACCACGCCGCCGACCAGCGCCGGGCCGTCGACCACCCCCACCATCGTCACGTCCACCACCGCCCGGCCCCGCACCTCCACCCCCACCACGGCCCGGCCGGGCACGACCGCAGCGCCGGCACCCCGGCCGACCACCACCGCGCCCACCCCGGCGCCCACCACGGCGCCCACCACGGCCGCGCCGCCCACGACGGCCGCGCCGCCGACCACCAGGCCCGGCACCACGGCCCCCTCGGTCGTCGACGTCGAGGTGTTCTGGGTGGCCGCCGGCAGGCTGGTGCCGGTGGTGCGCCAGGTGGTTGTGGCCGAGGCGGCCACGACGGCGCTGCGTGCCCTGCTCGCCGGCCCGAGCGAGGCCGAGCAGGCCGCCGGCTACAGCAGCCAGGTGCCGCCGGGAACCCGGCTCCTGGCCGTGACCCTGCAGGGCGGCGTGGCCGAGGTCGACCTGAGCGGCGAGTTCGCCAACCCCGACAGTGGTGAGGAGACCACCCTGCGGATCGCCCAGGTGGTGTGCACCGTCGACCCCTTCGAGGGCGTCGAGGCGGTCACTCTGGCGGTGGAGGGGCGCCCGCTCACCTCGCTGAACGGTGTCGACCTGTCCCGCCCGGTCACCTGCGCCGACTTCGGCGCCCTGCGTTGA
- a CDS encoding transglutaminase family protein, protein MRLDIRYRTRFAYTGPVRESQNELRACPASDVRQQLVSYRVSTTPAARVFSFTDYWGTRVDTFGVTPTHRNLEVVAEAVVETRYTPLVTISPRMEALSDPAWLDEHVEYLERTPHADWGKGVVEEAGRVTELVGPDPVGLVLAIHRRVGAVMTYEPGHTYVGMPIEEVLETRKGVCQDFAHLAVAMCRSVGIPARYVSGYLFTSDDRTGADVVGGDVAWVQTHAWFEAAVPGHGWLALDPTNGAEVGLRHVKIGHGRDYDDVPPLRGAFSGPAVHGLDVAVEIRRVTAPKGPLGEGSPAAARARPVLPAQRIAEARLAGQQ, encoded by the coding sequence GTGAGGCTCGACATCCGCTACCGCACCCGGTTCGCCTACACCGGCCCGGTGCGCGAGAGCCAGAACGAGCTGCGGGCCTGCCCGGCCAGCGACGTGCGCCAGCAGCTGGTGTCGTACCGGGTGAGCACCACGCCTGCGGCCCGGGTGTTCTCCTTCACCGACTACTGGGGCACGCGGGTCGACACGTTCGGGGTGACGCCCACCCACCGCAACCTCGAGGTGGTCGCCGAGGCCGTGGTGGAGACCCGCTACACGCCGCTGGTCACCATCTCGCCCCGCATGGAGGCGCTGTCCGACCCGGCCTGGCTGGACGAGCACGTCGAGTACCTGGAGCGCACCCCCCACGCCGACTGGGGCAAGGGGGTGGTCGAGGAGGCCGGCCGGGTCACCGAGCTGGTCGGGCCCGACCCGGTGGGGCTGGTGCTGGCCATCCACCGCCGGGTGGGAGCGGTGATGACCTACGAGCCCGGCCACACCTACGTGGGGATGCCCATCGAGGAGGTGCTGGAGACCCGAAAGGGCGTGTGCCAGGACTTCGCCCACCTGGCCGTGGCCATGTGCCGCAGCGTGGGGATCCCGGCCCGCTACGTCAGCGGGTACCTGTTCACCAGCGACGACCGCACCGGGGCCGACGTGGTCGGGGGCGACGTGGCGTGGGTGCAGACCCACGCCTGGTTCGAGGCCGCCGTCCCGGGCCACGGGTGGCTGGCCCTCGACCCCACCAACGGCGCCGAGGTGGGCCTGCGCCACGTGAAGATCGGCCACGGCCGCGACTACGACGACGTGCCGCCCCTGCGGGGAGCGTTCTCGGGCCCTGCCGTCCACGGCCTGGACGTGGCCGTGGAGATCCGCCGGGTCACCGCGCCCAAGGGCCCGCTCGGGGAGGGGTCCCCGGCCGCGGCCCGGGCCCGGCCGGTGCTGCCGGCCCAGCGCATCGCCGAGGCCCGCCTGGCCGGGCAGCAGTAG